A single Triticum dicoccoides isolate Atlit2015 ecotype Zavitan chromosome 2A, WEW_v2.0, whole genome shotgun sequence DNA region contains:
- the LOC119355130 gene encoding succinate dehydrogenase subunit 5, mitochondrial-like, with the protein MAAALRSSSAAAVHRFLRISPSTLSTLPYASRPAAVPPFSPSIAAISGGNNAFSWNFRRLLSSNEKHMSAMSDPQIESAVKDLMAASWSELPHSLVEEAKKAVSKSTDDAAGQEALKNVFRAAEACEEFGGVLVTLRMALDDLCGLTGENVGPLPGYVEDAVKSTFNRYMTYLESFGPDEHFLRKKVENELGTKMIHLKMRCSGIGSEWGKITLIGTSGISGSYVELRA; encoded by the exons ATGGCCGCCGCCCTCCGCTCCTCTTCCGCTGCCGCCGTGCACCGCTTCCTCCGCATCTCGCCGTCCACCTTGTCAACGCTCCCGTACGCCTCACGTCCTGCTGCGGTGCCGCCTTTCTCTCCCTCGATCGCCGCCATCTCAG GTGGCAACAATGCTTTCTCATGGAACTTCAGGCGCTTGCTCAGTTCAAATGAAAAACATATGTCTGCAATGTCTGACCCACAAATTGAATCTGCTGTTAAGGATTTGATGGCTGCGAGCTGGAGTGAACTTCCACATTCTCTTGTAGAGGAAGCAAAGAAAGCAGTATCCAAATCCACTGATGATGCGGCGGGTCAAGAGGCTTTGAAAAATGTATTTCGTGCAgctgaggcatgtgaagaatttggtgGAGTTTTAGTTACCCTAAGAATGGCTCTTGATGATCTTTGTGGTCTAACAGGCGAG AACGTGGGCCCTttgcctggttatgttgaagatgctGTTAAGTCCACATTTAATAGGTACATGACATATCTAGAATCCTTTGGGCCTGACGAACATTTTCTACGAAAGAAGGTGGAAAATGAGTTGGGTACCAAAATGATTCACCTTAAAATGAGATGCAGTGGCATAGGATCCGAGTGGGGAAAG ATCACCTTGATAGGCACCTCAGGGATCTCTGGGTCCTATGTTGAGCTAAGGGCGTGA
- the LOC119359510 gene encoding uncharacterized protein LOC119359510, giving the protein MFVNVAPEDHEIVGPMLPGTDSVVTCHTLRTQDMVWEEMFVVTSHEIWGSNASLSYNALMFPLVSVAKSNELYFLLPEKGERAIDKVSVIGVDTITKHTEIHQYIKGEEDLGGEDDDMVRRKSHLLHPFVPSEFPKFFWPHQLRCVEDYQDELTKSSNQVSDGCCCVM; this is encoded by the exons ATGTTCGTCAATGTTGCCCCGGAGGATCATGAGATAGTTGGCCCAATGCTTCCTGGTACGGATTCTGTTGTCACCTGCCATACATTGAGGACACAAGACATGGTGTGGGAAGAGATGTTCGTCGTCACATCTCATGAAATATGGGGTTCCAATGCCTCTCTCTCATACAATGCTCTGATGTTTCCTCTTGTGAGTGTGGCCAAGTCAAATGAGCTATACTTTCTATTGCCTGAGAAAGGGGAGCGTGCAATTGACAAGGTTTCGGTGATTGGTGTTGATACTATTACCAAGCATACGGAGATTCATCAGTACATTAAAGGAGAGGAAGACCTCGGGGGTGAAGATGATGACATGGTTAGGCGAAAGTCCCATCTTCTCCATCCCTTTGTTCCCTCCGAGTTTCCAAAGTTTTTCTGGCCTCACCAG TTAAGGTGTGTTGAAGACTACCAAGACGAATTGACGAAATCAAGCAACCAGGTCTCTGATGGCTGTTGCTGTGTGATGTAG